From Coffea arabica cultivar ET-39 chromosome 10e, Coffea Arabica ET-39 HiFi, whole genome shotgun sequence, one genomic window encodes:
- the LOC140015077 gene encoding uncharacterized protein, protein MEVASNVANATTIGSTDLNKPFRFSGQNFKRWAKKVMFYLKLMKVAWVLATKNPKNIDTSSMTDEERENHAKQLQKWENDEEDCRNYILNCLSDELYDFYSSSYMSAKRIWRALLQKYDTEEAGSKKYACSRYFKFQMVENKPVLEQVHDLQMIVHEIESEGVKVDPQMQVAAIIDKLPTSWKDFQKGLRHKQQELTIANLMARLRIEEEARKQDKCEDFNGSIKGDGLILVPLSMFAMIELGMGEVELKFTSGRVLTLRDVLHVPEIRKNLVSCYLLNKAGFKQSIESDQYVLTKNGIFVGKGYACDG, encoded by the exons ATGGAAGTTGCAAGCAATGTTGCAAATGCTACCACTATTGGATCTACTGATCTCAACAAACCATTTCGCTTTAGTggccaaaatttcaaaaggtggGCCAAGAAAGTGATGTTCTATTTGAAGCTAATGAAGGTTGCCTGGGTCTTAGCCACAAAGAATCCAAAAAACATAGATACCAGTTCAATGACTGATGAAGAAAGGGAGAATCATgccaaacaacttcaaaaatgGGAAAATGATGAGGAAGATTGCAGAAATTATATCCTTAATTGTTTGTCTGATGaactttatgatttttattcttCATCTTATATGTCAGCAAAAAGAATTTGGAGAGCATTGCTACAAAAATATGATACTGAAGAAGCAGGTTCGAAAAAATATGCTTGCAGCCGTTATTTCAAGTTTCAAATGGTGGAAAACAAGCCAGTACTAGAGCAAGTTCATGACTTGCAAATGATCGTCCATGAGATTGAATCTGAAGGAGTCAAAGTCGATCCACAAATGCAAGTTGCAGCCATCATTGACAAACTTCCAACATCATGGAAAGATTTTCAGAAAGGGCTACGTCATAAGCAACAAGAATTGACAATAGCAAATTTGATGGCAAGGTTGCGCATTGAAGAGGAAGCTAGAAAACAAGATAAATGTGAAGATTTCAATGGGAGTATTAAG GGTGATGGGCTGATTCTGGTGCCTCTAAGCATGTTTGCTATGATAGAACTTG GCATGGGCGAAGTTGAACTAAAGTTTACTTCTGGGCGTGTCTTGACCCTAAGAGATGTTCTTCACGTTCCTGAAATTAGGAAGAACTTGGTTTCTTGCTATCTTCTTAATAAGGCTGGTTTTAAGCAGTCTATAGAGTCTGATCAATATGTGCTTACAAAGAATGGTATCTTTGTTGGAAAAGGTTATGCTTGTGATG GTTGA